aatttttttttttttttagcgagAGCTTGTGTGTGAgttgggagaggggcaaagggagagagaataccaagcaggctccatgctcagagtggagcccaacttggggtcAGATCTCAtgatgagatcaagacctgagctgatatcaagagtttgatgcttaactgaaCTGAGCCACTTAGCCAGCCACCCCgaagatatattttttaggaGGCAGTTGGAAGTGGGTAATTAGTTACTTCATCCTGAAACAGAGACACACATAAAAATgtaacgcaaaaaaaaaaaaaaaaaaaaaaaaaaaaagtagctcgAATCAGCATaagtgcctttctttttttaatacatacaAAGAGTGGGAAATTTACTTACAGGATACTATATTTCATTATAAGAGGATATTAGTGGTACTGTGAAAGCTGCAGTTATATCTAAGTCTGTATAATTTGAGGATTCGCTTTTTATATAAACATTGGATCAGACTACAGCTTTGTTCAGAAACTTACATTAGTTTTATCCAATTGGGTAATATTCAAGTCCACTTTTTCCATTCTATATAAACTTGGTTTTGCATAAACATATAATCTCATAATCTGGCAATTTGCAAGGAACCATAGGTCATAGTCTGTAAGTTTTCTAGTTAAGctatgtaacaaatatttatgagtaCCTCTTCTGTGGAAGATAATCTACCAAGTTCTGGGAAGTATATAGAGCTGGTCCCTGGCCTCAGATAGTAAACATCTAATAGGGAGgatgagaaataaaaggaattataaaatatgtcagAAAAGGCTCAGAGAAGCACTTTGTGATATTCTTTGAAAGGAGAGATCACTTCTGAAGGTGCTGTGGAGATGTTTTTGAGCTTTCTGGAGAACAGATACATAAGGTTTTAGCAGGCTGAGCTGAGGATAAAAGGACTTGAGGCCACGGGTTTGAAACTAATAACTAGGTTCGGTTATGGCTGTGAGAATGTGAAAAGAACTACTATTGTCCTCCCCAAAAGTGATTAGGAAATTAGCCAGAATGGTTCTTAGTTTCAGGTAGTCTTCTCTATCTTGAAGTGAAGATGATGAGAAACTTTAAACCAagtcctttttgtttctttagataCTGAGGACAGCATGAATGATCATGAAGACACAAATGGTTCAAAAGAAAGTTTCAGAGAACAAGATATCTATCTTCCAATTGCAAATGTAGCAAGGATAATGAAAAATGCCATACCTCAAACGGGAAAGGTAATGCAGAGGACACATTTTACCCAGTTTCCTTTTCCAGGGAAGAGGGGAACATAGACCTACATGGGTGTGTAGTTCCTGAATACGGTCAGTTGTAGATTTCAGCCATTCAGCCCTCCAGCAAGTCCAGTAGCTCCTACAGTTCtgcacactttttttcttttttaaagattttatttttcttcatgagagacacacagaacgagagagagaggcagagacacaggcagaggggaaagcaggttccatgcagggagcgtgacgtgggacttgatcccgggtctccaggatcaggccctgggctgaaggcggtgctaaaccactgagccacctgggctgccccatttcaaCACACTTAGTTACTGAGCAGTTCTGTTTGCAGTTCTCACAcccgtgcccccccacccccaccccaaacaacACTGCGTCCCCTTCCTGACTTGAAGctgataaaacaaaattaagaatctCCTTTAAAATAGGTGCATTATGAGAACTATCAGGTTTGGGTATATGGAGTTGTAGCTTCTATGATGTTGCAGCAAAATTGGGTCACTTTGGTCTAATGAAAAAATCCTTAGATTTGGAATCAGctatttttatataatcataaatattaacatacatttaaatttaactggcatgatttttttaaaaagtagttctGTCTTGAGATAACCATATAGACATTTATACCAACTTACAAAAACTCGTCACTCTACTCATCAATTGTTATGAATTACAAtccacatttttaatattttatattgcacAATAAACTTTTTCTCATTGTAGCTTATAAAGTACTTACAAAAGTAATAAAGCtcacaaagaaatatattattaaaatacatagcTAAGCCTAGAAATTCCAATATGAGAGGTTCTCCTTATGTTCTAAAGGGAAATAAAGCACAACTGCTGATTACTGTTTCTGTGGCTAGGCCTGTGTTGTCTAGTACCTCAGGCCACCAGCCAAATGcagttattgagcacttgaaatgtggtaaGTCTGAATTAAGATGtgctataaatgtaaaacatacttCAGATTGTAGAGGcttagtatgaaaaaaagaaggaaaataattttaaaatagattgtgtttaaatattttgatttattgggttaaaataattattaaaattcacctttttttaaacatagctACTAGAAAATCTAAAGTTGTGTGTACAGCTAGCATATTATCTTGCCCACCTGCATTTATGCAGctcttctttacttttctctGGATGTAAAATGGGCAAGGAGGTAGAAGACAGTACGTTTCAACAAGGCTTTTATTGTTCCTGTTAGAAGTGGCTTTggaagacgaatggataaagaagatgtggtatatgtatacaatggaatattagcaattagaaatgacaaatacccaccatttgcttcgatgtggatggaactggagggtattatgctgagtgaaataagtcagttggagaaggacaaacattatatggtctcattcatttggggaatataaaaaatagtgaaagggaataaaggggaaaggagaaaaactgagtgggaaatatcagaaagggagacagaacatgagagactcctaactctgggaaacgaacagaggtggtagaaagggaggtggatgggggtgggggtgactgggtgacaggcactgaggggggcacttgatgggatgagcactgggtgttatgctatatgttggcaaattgaactccaatataaagaaaagaaaaaagaaaagaaaagaaaagaaagaaagaaggaaagaaagaaaggaagaaggaagaaagaaaaggaaggaaagaaggagggagaaaagaaagaagaaaataaataaataaataaataaataaataaataaataaataaataaatggctttggAATTGCATGATTTAATTCATTAGTTTAACTTTGAAACCCCACACCTTTAAGAGAAGAATTGCTTTTATAGTAAAGTGGCAGGTGTATGCtgctttttaataaattcaaaatctgtACCTGACACTTAAtatcttcataataaaaatgtcacaAGATGTCATTATTTCACTCCCTGTAAGCCTTACATGAAttcattgttttgtcttttaaaaattttctcttgtCCTTATTTGTGGAAGTGCTAGGGCAAGGAGGTGATACCTGCATCTAGCCCACACTATACTATATACACTATGGGATTGATTCTCTTGGGGTACTTGGTTAGTAAGATTTCATCTTTACGGGATGGTAGGGACATCCagtggttgctttttttttttttaaagatgtatttatttattcatgagagtcacagagaggcagagacataggcagagggagaagcaggctccctgtgaagagcccaatgtgggactagattccggatcttgggatcacgccctgaccaaaggcagaggctcaaccactgagccacccaggcaacccaggcAAAGTGGTTGCTTTTATAACCTAAACTTACCTGTTTTCTGTGAATAGTTGTTACAGTGGCTTCTTTCACTGGCATTTGAGTTTTTATTCTCACTCCGAGGGTTGGGATTTTGATAGTACACATTTTGTCAATGTAATTAGCATGttatttcaaagatgaaatgTCAACAGCCATGAACTAAAATCTGTATTCTTctaaatagctttttatttttgtaggttGTTATGAATGGGATGGTTATATTCCCTTCAAATTTacctgtgatttttctcttcagattGCAAAAGATGCCAAAGAATGTGTTCAGGAATGTGTGAGTGAGTTCATCAGCTTTATAACATCTGAAGCAAGTGAAAGATGTCATCAAGAAAAACGGAAGACAATCAATGGAGAGGATATTCTCTTTGCCATGTCAACCTTAGGCTTTGACAGTTATGTAGAACCTCTAAAATTATACCTTCAGAAATTCAGAGAGGTAAGTAAGATGATTTCCATTATGCTTTTAAGAAACTAAGATATactatttactttaattttttaaatgtatcatccATCAGAAGAAGCATGTagtcatttaatcatttaaatagtatgtcaaaaaagtaaatagtatgtcctttctttttccctttgttactAATGACATCATAGTTGGGTAATGATTGAGAGCATTGGACTCTGGATTACAACCACCTGAGGCTGAGTCCCAGCTCCACATGTGACATCAGGCAGATTATTTAATACATTAGGCTGTAGTTTCCTGGTCTGTAAAGTGAGGTTACTAATAGTACCTATCTCTCAGGGTTAATGAGTGAACTAAGTAAAATAATCTATGTACAGCCCTTAGCTTGGCATATAGTGAGCACTCAGTAATGGTAAAACATGCTGtggttattattaatttaaaagaggTAGCATCTTAAAGCTTGGGGCCTTCTagataagaaaaaaggaattataactatctctctttttttttttttttagttaaattcttttgcatttccttttggaTTTATCTTTGCCCATGGTATGAATTTTGTGGAGATAAATTGAGATCAGCATATTTATTTCTACACTCCAACTTGGGTGTCAGATTCACGTTgctttcaaaatactttattagCTTTAATGTTAGAATCCCATTAAATTAGTGATCTATGCATCAAATGATTAAAGTATGAAGAGAATGTAAAAATTCTTCACAGtacttttccaaattttttcatCATAGAATCTTAGAGTGAATGAATGGAAACTTAGAGCTTTTTGGTCCAAACTATATTTTTGATTTAGGAATTAAGACTTTTAAACTTGCTGTTATAGTACTGCCCACTTGgctgagagctctctctctctctatatatagttAAATGATAATTTGGATCATTTATAGTAGATTTATGAGCTGAACATTTATAGTATTTTGCAGACTACTTCATCTGTAAGtagatttctattttccttttgatgtAGTGTGgaattagaataattttatttttatccataaatat
This region of Vulpes lagopus strain Blue_001 chromosome 23, ASM1834538v1, whole genome shotgun sequence genomic DNA includes:
- the NFYB gene encoding nuclear transcription factor Y subunit beta isoform X2, which encodes MTMDGDSATTDASQLGISADYIGGSHYVIQPHDDTEDSMNDHEDTNGSKESFREQDIYLPIANVARIMKNAIPQTGKIAKDAKECVQECVSEFISFITSEASERCHQEKRKTINGEDILFAMSTLGFDSYVEPLKLYLQKFREAMKGEKGIGGTVTATDGLSEELTEEAFTNQLPAGLITADGQQQNVMVYTTSYQQISGVQQIQFS
- the NFYB gene encoding nuclear transcription factor Y subunit beta isoform X3, whose translation is MDGDSATTDASQLGISADYIGGSHYVIQPHDDTEDSMNDHEDTNGSKESFREQDIYLPIANVARIMKNAIPQTGKIAKDAKECVQECVSEFISFITSEASERCHQEKRKTINGEDILFAMSTLGFDSYVEPLKLYLQKFREAMKGEKGIGGTVTATDGLSEELTEEAFTNQLPAGLITADGQQQNVMVYTTSYQQISGVQQIQFS